A stretch of Dyella sp. BiH032 DNA encodes these proteins:
- a CDS encoding MHYT domain-containing protein yields the protein MDKHYDLLLVAYSFVIASLTGYCGIEMTSRVRRAVEHKGVWIIAAALAFGTGVWGMHFMGMVALMLPVPITFDGWVTLGSWLVAVLVSGIGFYVIRDGVRIGSWLLASALMAAGVCLMHYGGMYAMRMGDGLTYRPLLFWISVGIAFGASAAALLIMTWLRDSERWTGILARLGAALVMGLAVTGMHYTGMAAAMFSPGAFCSPANGLSEAWTILGLVIAATAVVSLSQWSALLR from the coding sequence ATGGACAAGCACTACGACCTGCTGCTGGTCGCCTATTCCTTCGTGATCGCCTCGCTTACCGGCTACTGCGGCATCGAGATGACCTCGCGCGTGCGCCGCGCGGTGGAACACAAGGGCGTGTGGATCATCGCGGCGGCGCTGGCCTTCGGCACGGGCGTATGGGGTATGCACTTCATGGGCATGGTCGCGTTGATGCTGCCGGTGCCGATCACGTTCGACGGCTGGGTCACGCTCGGCTCGTGGCTGGTCGCCGTGCTGGTCAGCGGCATCGGTTTCTACGTCATCCGCGATGGCGTGCGCATCGGCTCCTGGCTGTTGGCGTCGGCTCTGATGGCAGCGGGCGTATGCCTGATGCACTACGGCGGCATGTATGCCATGCGCATGGGCGACGGCCTCACCTATCGGCCGTTGCTGTTCTGGATCTCCGTCGGCATCGCGTTCGGCGCGAGCGCGGCCGCCTTGCTGATCATGACCTGGTTGCGCGACAGCGAGCGCTGGACGGGCATCCTGGCCAGGCTGGGAGCGGCGCTGGTGATGGGCCTGGCGGTAACCGGCATGCATTACACCGGCATGGCTGCAGCCATGTTCTCGCCCGGTGCGTTCTGTTCGCCGGCCAATGGCCTGAGCGAAGCCTGGACGATCCTGGGGTTGGTCATCGCGGCCACTGCGGTGGTGAGCTTGTCGCAGTGGTCGGCGTTGTTGCGTTGA
- a CDS encoding VOC family protein encodes MHHSRLSTLVIDCQSVDLKQATDFWSKALGKPVVTYDSEGDGKYAELATLADEPIILLQRVEHESRVHLDIETDDIEAEASRLEQLGAKRLECVRGRWWVMLAPSGHRFCVVKKQREQFGPHLNKWE; translated from the coding sequence ATGCACCACAGCCGCCTCAGCACCCTGGTCATTGACTGCCAATCCGTCGATCTCAAGCAGGCCACCGATTTCTGGAGCAAAGCCCTGGGCAAGCCCGTGGTCACCTACGACTCGGAAGGCGACGGCAAGTACGCCGAACTGGCCACGCTGGCCGACGAGCCGATCATCCTGTTGCAGCGGGTGGAGCATGAAAGCCGCGTGCACCTGGACATCGAGACCGACGACATCGAAGCCGAAGCTTCACGCCTGGAACAACTCGGCGCCAAACGCCTCGAATGCGTGCGCGGACGGTGGTGGGTGATGCTGGCACCGAGCGGACATCGCTTCTGCGTAGTGAAGAAGCAGCGTGAGCAGTTCGGGCCGCATTTGAACAAGTGGGAGTGA
- a CDS encoding patatin-like phospholipase family protein, with product MISVKLALQGGGAHGAFTWGALDRLLELPGLAVESISGTSSGGMNAAALAQGWAHGGAPAARASLEAFWTTLAGRNAVADWWRAHSLPFADALPWPAVAPPSQGGINPLRSLVEEFFDEETLRHGPVALHVAATRMRDGALAVFSGARLSHDALLASASLPPWFPPTEIDGETYWDGGFAGNPALEPLLYAGGDEVLCILLQPLQRQAMPRTAREALMLSAEFSFGAAFARELRDLAAARGRAAHHLWPSAAERKLRDLRLHVVAPEEGLAALGHSAADTRSNQLRALHDLGWEAADRWLARHGGDLGVRGTFALNAAGAD from the coding sequence ATGATCTCGGTAAAGCTGGCGCTGCAGGGAGGCGGTGCGCACGGCGCCTTCACCTGGGGAGCCCTGGACCGTTTGCTCGAGCTGCCGGGCCTTGCCGTGGAGTCGATCAGCGGCACCAGCAGCGGCGGCATGAACGCCGCGGCGCTCGCGCAGGGCTGGGCGCACGGCGGCGCGCCTGCCGCGCGGGCGTCGCTGGAGGCGTTCTGGACCACGCTGGCTGGACGCAATGCCGTGGCCGACTGGTGGCGAGCGCATTCGCTGCCGTTCGCCGATGCCTTGCCCTGGCCGGCGGTGGCGCCGCCGAGCCAAGGCGGCATCAATCCTCTGCGCTCGCTGGTCGAGGAGTTCTTCGACGAAGAAACGCTGCGCCACGGCCCGGTGGCCTTGCATGTCGCTGCCACCCGCATGCGGGACGGCGCGCTGGCGGTGTTCTCCGGCGCGCGCCTCAGCCATGACGCCCTGCTGGCCTCGGCAAGCCTTCCGCCGTGGTTTCCGCCCACCGAGATCGACGGCGAGACCTATTGGGACGGCGGCTTCGCCGGCAATCCCGCGCTGGAACCGTTGCTCTACGCGGGCGGCGACGAGGTGCTGTGCATCCTGCTGCAACCGCTCCAGCGCCAGGCGATGCCCCGTACGGCGCGCGAGGCGCTCATGCTCTCGGCGGAGTTTTCCTTCGGCGCCGCCTTCGCGCGCGAACTGCGCGATCTCGCCGCGGCACGCGGGCGGGCGGCGCACCATCTGTGGCCCAGCGCCGCCGAGCGCAAGCTGCGCGACCTGCGCCTGCACGTGGTGGCGCCGGAAGAGGGACTGGCCGCGCTGGGGCATTCCGCCGCGGACACACGCAGCAACCAGCTGCGGGCCCTTCACGATCTGGGGTGGGAGGCGGCCGACCGGTGGCTGGCCCGGCATGGCGGGGACCTGGGCGTACGCGGCACCTTCGCACTGAACGCCGCTGGGGCGGATTGA
- a CDS encoding IS30 family transposase: MGQHYSHLSAEERGAIMVGKARGESARQLARLLGRSASTISRELARNGHREPAERPRMGRPTLGYDARRAGARARRLARKARRRRKLHRDGVLWPLVRQLLARRWSPQEVSRTLRRQHPDEPAKHVSHETIYTAIYAMPRGELRRELVALLRQHKCARRPRGQGANRRGRMQDLPSIHDRPPEANERLLPGHWEGDFLKGARNRSSVGVLVDRRTLFLKLVKMKGCSAQEALEGFSRAFQGVPPELRQTLTYDQGKEMALYKTLSERTGLSIYFADPRSPWQRGICENTNGLLRQYLPKGTDLSVHSQRALDAIAQEMNLRPRATLGYHCPAEMFMRAMGHDDLAQAIDDALLD; this comes from the coding sequence ATGGGACAGCATTACAGCCATCTGAGCGCCGAAGAACGGGGCGCGATCATGGTGGGCAAGGCACGCGGCGAGAGCGCTCGGCAGCTGGCACGGCTGCTAGGCCGTTCGGCTAGCACGATTTCCCGGGAATTGGCGCGTAATGGGCACCGCGAACCGGCGGAGCGTCCGCGCATGGGTCGTCCGACACTTGGCTATGACGCCCGCCGTGCCGGTGCGCGGGCTCGACGGCTCGCGCGCAAGGCACGCCGACGGCGCAAGCTACATCGTGATGGGGTCTTGTGGCCCCTGGTGCGCCAGCTGTTAGCGCGCCGCTGGTCACCGCAAGAAGTGAGCCGCACACTGCGCCGGCAGCATCCTGACGAGCCGGCCAAACACGTGTCCCATGAGACGATCTACACCGCGATTTATGCCATGCCGCGTGGCGAACTGCGGCGTGAGCTGGTGGCCTTGCTGCGCCAACACAAGTGCGCACGCCGTCCGCGTGGCCAAGGGGCGAACCGGCGCGGCCGCATGCAGGATCTGCCGAGTATTCATGACCGCCCGCCGGAGGCCAACGAGCGCCTGTTACCAGGCCATTGGGAAGGCGACTTCCTCAAGGGGGCGCGTAACCGATCGTCGGTGGGGGTGCTGGTGGATCGACGCACTTTGTTCCTGAAGCTGGTCAAGATGAAGGGGTGTTCGGCCCAGGAGGCGCTGGAGGGCTTCAGTCGCGCCTTCCAGGGCGTGCCGCCGGAGCTTCGCCAGACACTGACCTATGACCAGGGCAAGGAAATGGCGCTGTACAAGACCTTGTCCGAACGTACCGGCTTGAGCATTTATTTCGCCGATCCGCGCAGCCCCTGGCAGCGGGGCATCTGCGAAAACACCAACGGCCTGCTGCGGCAGTACCTCCCTAAAGGCACCGATCTGTCCGTGCATAGCCAGCGAGCGCTGGATGCCATCGCTCAGGAGATGAACCTTCGGCCCCGAGCCACCTTGGGCTACCACTGTCCGGCGGAGATGTTCATGCGTGCCATGGGGCACGATGACCTCGCTCAGGCCATCGATGATGCACTTCTAGATTGA
- a CDS encoding dihydrolipoamide acetyltransferase family protein — protein sequence MADIKTFHLPDLGEGLPDATIVEWHVKEGDYIKLDAPLCSMETAKAVVDVPSPYTGTVKKLYGAPGDIIETGAALADFEPDPNAKQRAEAEATGHHHGPKKSVGSPAPDDSNKVVASDEGGEVAQAGKSADREDEGTVVGAMISGNQVHVEQVSSAGGVKAVPAVRALAKKLKVDLARVRPTGADGVVTMQDVKNAAANGSAPLGAAAARAVPASAGRHLAPELPEPGPAPSRTAVSLSGKAVRTAPPSVQASGQPEQLKGVRRNMARVMAEAHANVVPTTLVDDADLHAWIGKQDITARLIRALVAACKAVPALNAWFDGKNLTRTLHPHVDIGIAVDTEDGLFVPALRNADVLDGAGVRAAIKRLRSQVEDRSIPASELSGYTISLSNFGMFAGRYATPVVVPPTVAIIGAGKLCHDVVAVMGGIEVHRRMPISLTFDHRAATGGEAARFLKALLDDLAQPN from the coding sequence ATGGCCGACATCAAGACATTCCACCTGCCCGACCTCGGCGAAGGCCTGCCCGACGCGACCATCGTCGAGTGGCACGTGAAGGAAGGCGACTACATCAAGCTCGACGCACCGCTGTGCTCGATGGAAACCGCCAAGGCGGTGGTCGACGTGCCGTCGCCCTACACCGGCACCGTGAAGAAGCTCTACGGCGCACCCGGCGACATCATCGAGACTGGCGCTGCGCTCGCGGACTTCGAGCCCGATCCGAACGCCAAGCAGCGCGCCGAGGCCGAAGCCACCGGCCACCACCATGGTCCGAAGAAGAGCGTGGGCAGCCCCGCGCCCGACGACAGCAACAAGGTCGTCGCGTCCGACGAAGGCGGCGAAGTGGCCCAGGCCGGCAAGTCGGCCGACCGCGAAGACGAAGGCACCGTGGTTGGCGCGATGATCAGCGGCAACCAGGTGCACGTCGAGCAGGTCAGCAGCGCCGGCGGCGTGAAAGCCGTGCCGGCCGTGCGTGCGCTCGCCAAGAAGCTGAAGGTGGACCTGGCCCGCGTGCGCCCGACCGGCGCCGACGGCGTGGTCACCATGCAGGACGTGAAAAACGCCGCCGCCAACGGTTCCGCCCCGCTCGGCGCCGCAGCGGCGCGCGCAGTGCCGGCCTCCGCCGGCCGCCACCTGGCGCCGGAACTGCCGGAGCCGGGCCCCGCCCCGTCGCGCACGGCCGTGTCGCTGTCGGGCAAGGCCGTTCGTACCGCGCCGCCGAGCGTGCAGGCCAGCGGCCAGCCGGAGCAGCTCAAGGGCGTGCGCCGGAACATGGCGCGCGTGATGGCCGAAGCCCACGCCAACGTGGTACCGACCACGCTCGTGGACGACGCCGACCTGCACGCCTGGATCGGCAAGCAGGACATCACCGCCCGCCTGATCCGCGCCCTCGTTGCCGCCTGCAAAGCGGTGCCGGCGCTCAACGCCTGGTTCGACGGCAAGAACCTGACCCGCACGCTGCACCCGCACGTGGACATCGGCATCGCCGTGGACACCGAGGATGGCCTGTTCGTGCCCGCGCTGCGCAATGCCGACGTGCTCGATGGCGCCGGCGTGCGCGCAGCCATCAAGCGCCTGCGCTCGCAGGTGGAGGATCGCTCCATCCCGGCGTCGGAACTGAGCGGCTACACCATCAGCCTGTCCAACTTCGGCATGTTCGCCGGCCGCTACGCCACGCCGGTGGTGGTGCCTCCGACCGTCGCCATCATCGGCGCCGGCAAGCTGTGCCACGACGTGGTGGCAGTGATGGGCGGCATCGAAGTGCATCGCCGCATGCCGATCAGCCTCACCTTCGACCACCGCGCCGCCACCGGCGGCGAAGCTGCACGCTTCCTCAAGGCGCTGCTCGACGATCTGGCGCAGCCGAACTGA
- a CDS encoding rhodanese-like domain-containing protein — protein MGDIAGEPATFFPFLSVLPDEMPSHRPIPAQLSVHAGRTWFRRAAVCFLLALAGAAPAQEAPLTRPELLRLQQAGQAPLLLDVRRADEYRDGHIAGALNIPVEHLAERYTALGVPREREIVVYCASGRRAARAQALLAAQGYSHVRLLDGSVDAWRREQLPLVREGASHP, from the coding sequence TTGGGCGATATCGCCGGCGAGCCGGCGACATTCTTCCCGTTTCTCAGCGTATTGCCCGACGAGATGCCATCCCACCGCCCCATTCCCGCCCAGCTTTCCGTCCACGCCGGACGGACGTGGTTCCGTCGTGCGGCCGTTTGCTTCCTGCTCGCGTTGGCCGGTGCCGCACCGGCGCAGGAGGCACCGCTGACGCGCCCCGAGCTGCTGCGCCTGCAGCAGGCGGGACAGGCGCCGCTGCTGCTGGACGTGCGCCGCGCCGACGAGTACCGCGATGGCCACATCGCCGGCGCGCTGAACATTCCCGTGGAACATCTGGCCGAGCGCTACACCGCGCTGGGCGTGCCGCGCGAACGGGAGATCGTGGTGTATTGCGCGTCCGGGCGCCGCGCTGCGCGCGCCCAGGCACTGCTGGCGGCGCAAGGCTACAGCCACGTGCGCCTGCTCGACGGCAGCGTCGACGCCTGGCGTCGCGAGCAGCTGCCGCTGGTGCGCGAAGGCGCCTCTCATCCCTGA
- a CDS encoding methyl-accepting chemotaxis protein — protein sequence MIRYTIKLRMGARLGLLLLFLIAIGLVGIYGIEQANQGAERLYREDVRELATLGRLRAGLESSEERWLAVATGAPIQDRRAEEAPAASSFVPLAAPLEALEERLTAVQAKGDRAAKADLAAQALPLLHTYGEAVRDAWTQRLELADAHHAQVLAQGREIRNAALGVVLFGLLLAVISDGVFVRTMTARIRAALELARTVASGRLDNRIPTLYSDEIGELRTAFREMDEHLSNVIRRVRGSAEAVNAASRELASGNGVLASAMQDQVASLGQTAASMEQMAQHVRRTADSAGEADRLAASAREQAERGGESIERMMHAIAAIDASSHRIADISGEIDGIAFQTNLLALNAAVEAARAGEQGRGFAVVAGEVRALAQRSAAAAREVKRLIGESQSTVAEGAGLVQQSSDDFQRIARSVRKLSDVMAEIAAASEHQAADIGQVSTTVTRMDDHTRRHHDQVQGVRRASQALLDQARMLAGEVEYFRFADGTPRAEA from the coding sequence ATGATTCGCTACACCATCAAGCTGCGCATGGGCGCCAGGCTGGGGTTGCTGCTGCTGTTTCTCATCGCGATAGGGTTGGTCGGCATCTACGGCATCGAGCAGGCCAACCAAGGCGCGGAGCGCCTGTACCGGGAGGACGTGCGGGAGCTGGCGACGCTAGGCCGCCTGCGGGCCGGGCTGGAGTCGAGCGAGGAACGATGGCTTGCGGTCGCTACAGGCGCGCCGATCCAGGATCGCAGGGCAGAGGAAGCGCCGGCGGCCTCATCCTTCGTTCCACTCGCGGCCCCGCTCGAAGCGCTCGAAGAGCGACTGACTGCGGTCCAGGCCAAGGGGGACCGTGCCGCGAAGGCCGATCTTGCGGCTCAGGCGCTGCCTTTGCTGCACACCTATGGCGAAGCCGTGCGCGACGCCTGGACTCAACGCCTCGAGCTGGCCGACGCGCACCATGCGCAAGTCCTCGCGCAAGGGCGCGAGATACGCAATGCGGCGCTCGGCGTGGTGCTGTTCGGTTTGCTGTTGGCAGTGATCAGCGACGGCGTATTCGTGCGCACGATGACGGCGCGCATCCGCGCGGCCCTGGAGCTGGCGCGTACCGTGGCGAGCGGCCGCCTCGACAATCGCATCCCCACGCTCTACAGCGACGAGATCGGCGAGTTGCGCACGGCCTTCCGTGAGATGGACGAGCATTTGTCCAACGTCATCCGCCGCGTGCGCGGCAGCGCCGAAGCAGTCAATGCCGCGTCCCGTGAGCTGGCCTCAGGCAATGGCGTACTCGCATCGGCCATGCAGGACCAGGTCGCTTCGCTAGGCCAGACCGCGGCGAGCATGGAGCAGATGGCCCAGCACGTGCGCCGCACCGCCGACAGCGCCGGCGAGGCCGACCGGCTCGCCGCGTCCGCGCGCGAACAGGCCGAGCGCGGCGGCGAATCGATCGAACGCATGATGCATGCGATCGCCGCGATCGACGCGTCAAGCCACCGCATCGCCGACATCAGCGGCGAAATCGACGGCATCGCTTTCCAGACCAATCTGCTCGCGCTCAACGCCGCCGTGGAAGCCGCGCGCGCCGGCGAGCAGGGCCGAGGTTTCGCGGTAGTGGCCGGCGAGGTGCGGGCGCTGGCCCAACGCAGCGCCGCCGCTGCGCGCGAGGTCAAGCGGCTGATCGGCGAAAGCCAGTCCACCGTGGCCGAAGGTGCGGGGCTGGTGCAACAGTCCAGCGACGATTTCCAGCGCATCGCGCGAAGCGTGCGCAAGCTCAGCGATGTGATGGCCGAGATCGCCGCGGCCAGCGAACACCAGGCCGCGGACATCGGCCAGGTGAGCACCACCGTGACGCGGATGGACGACCACACCCGTCGTCATCACGATCAGGTTCAAGGCGTGCGACGAGCCAGTCAGGCACTGCTCGATCAGGCACGCATGCTGGCCGGCGAAGTGGAGTACTTCCGCTTCGCGGACGGCACCCCGCGGGCCGAGGCCTGA
- a CDS encoding tryptophan--tRNA ligase, translated as MRTRVLTGITTTGTPHLGNYVGAIRPAVAASLRPEVDAFYFMADYHALIKSDDPARIERSRLEIAATWLAAGLDPDRVTFYRQSDIPEIPELTWFLTCVTAKGLLNRAHAYKAAVDKNTEAGEDADAGVTAGLYMYPVLMAADILAFDAHKVPVGRDQIQHIEMARDIGQRFNHIYGKEYFVLPEVVIEEQVATLPGLDGRKMSKSYDNTIPLFSGGKKHLRDSIMRIVTDSRLPGEPKDPDSSSLFTIFRAFATEAEASAFRQALLDGIGWGEAKQVLFERIEADVAPMRERYDELMSKPERIEAILREGARKARAIAAPKIAVLRDAIGLRSGTMVAAAPAPAVGKAEGRAGKLPRFASFREADGSFRFRLFSAEGEELLLSKPFADPKAAGAYQKRLKGSGATSAVLQVQPHALQLELDGELVGSTPEYADEQARDEALARLREALDQLSSQE; from the coding sequence ATGCGAACCCGTGTACTGACTGGCATCACCACCACCGGCACGCCGCACCTGGGCAACTACGTCGGCGCGATCCGCCCCGCCGTGGCTGCCAGCCTCCGTCCGGAGGTGGACGCCTTCTATTTCATGGCCGACTACCACGCGCTGATCAAGAGCGACGATCCGGCGCGTATCGAGCGTTCGCGCCTGGAGATTGCCGCGACGTGGCTGGCCGCGGGGCTGGATCCGGACCGGGTGACGTTCTATCGCCAGTCCGATATCCCGGAGATTCCCGAGCTGACGTGGTTCCTCACCTGCGTCACCGCCAAGGGTCTGCTCAATCGCGCGCATGCCTACAAGGCGGCGGTGGACAAGAACACCGAGGCGGGCGAGGACGCCGATGCGGGCGTCACCGCCGGCCTGTACATGTACCCGGTGCTGATGGCAGCCGACATCCTGGCCTTCGACGCGCACAAGGTGCCGGTGGGCCGCGACCAGATCCAGCACATCGAGATGGCGCGCGATATCGGGCAGCGCTTCAATCACATCTACGGCAAGGAATACTTCGTGCTGCCGGAAGTAGTGATCGAGGAGCAGGTCGCCACCTTGCCGGGCCTGGACGGCCGCAAGATGTCCAAGAGCTACGACAACACCATCCCGCTGTTCTCCGGCGGCAAGAAGCACCTGCGCGACAGCATCATGCGCATCGTCACCGACTCGCGCCTGCCGGGTGAGCCGAAGGATCCGGACAGCTCTTCGCTGTTCACCATTTTTCGCGCCTTTGCCACTGAGGCGGAAGCCAGCGCATTCCGCCAGGCGCTGCTGGACGGTATCGGCTGGGGCGAGGCGAAGCAGGTGCTGTTCGAACGGATCGAGGCTGACGTCGCCCCGATGCGCGAGCGTTACGACGAGCTGATGTCGAAGCCGGAGCGCATCGAAGCGATCCTGCGCGAAGGCGCGCGCAAGGCCCGCGCCATCGCCGCGCCGAAGATCGCCGTGCTGCGCGATGCGATCGGCTTGCGCTCGGGCACCATGGTGGCCGCGGCACCCGCGCCGGCGGTGGGCAAGGCCGAGGGTCGGGCGGGCAAATTGCCGCGCTTCGCCAGTTTCCGCGAGGCCGATGGTAGCTTCCGTTTCCGCCTGTTCTCCGCCGAGGGCGAAGAGCTGCTGCTGTCCAAGCCGTTCGCGGATCCGAAGGCGGCTGGCGCGTATCAGAAGCGGTTGAAAGGTTCTGGCGCGACGTCCGCCGTGCTGCAGGTGCAGCCGCATGCGTTGCAGCTGGAACTGGACGGCGAGCTCGTCGGCAGCACGCCCGAGTACGCCGACGAACAGGCCCGCGACGAAGCCTTGGCGCGCCTGCGCGAAGCGCTCGACCAGCTCTCCTCGCAGGAGTGA
- the rocF gene encoding arginase, whose translation MGNQAVSLIGVPTDIGAGHRGASMGPEALRVANLVARLAARGLDVADRGNLQGPMNPWQPPHDGYRHLPAVVEWNRAVYEAVYAELGAGRLPVMLGGDHCLAIGSITAVARHCRENGKQLRVLWLDAHADFNTAQITPSGNIHGMPVACLCGMGPEELTTLGGSKPATSPDVFRQIGIRSVDEGEKRLVREAQVSIFDMRQIDESGMKRVMETALEGVDADTHLHVSFDVDFLDPTIAPGVGTTVRGGPNYREAQLCMEMIADTGRLASLDIVELNPAFDKRNQTAKLAVDLVESLFGKSTLIR comes from the coding sequence ATGGGTAATCAGGCTGTATCCCTGATCGGTGTACCTACCGATATCGGCGCCGGACATCGCGGCGCCTCGATGGGGCCGGAGGCCCTGCGCGTGGCCAATCTCGTGGCGCGGCTGGCCGCACGCGGGCTGGATGTCGCCGACCGCGGCAATCTGCAGGGTCCGATGAACCCGTGGCAGCCGCCGCACGACGGCTATCGCCATCTGCCCGCCGTGGTGGAGTGGAATCGCGCCGTGTACGAGGCGGTGTATGCCGAACTGGGCGCGGGTCGCCTGCCGGTGATGCTGGGCGGCGATCATTGCCTCGCGATCGGCTCCATTACCGCCGTTGCGCGCCACTGCCGCGAGAACGGCAAGCAGCTACGCGTGCTGTGGCTGGACGCGCATGCCGATTTCAATACCGCGCAGATCACGCCCTCCGGCAACATTCACGGCATGCCAGTGGCTTGCCTGTGCGGCATGGGTCCGGAAGAACTCACCACGCTCGGTGGCAGCAAGCCGGCAACCTCGCCGGACGTGTTCCGCCAGATCGGCATCCGCTCGGTCGACGAGGGCGAAAAGCGTCTGGTACGCGAGGCCCAGGTGAGCATCTTCGACATGCGCCAGATCGACGAGTCCGGTATGAAGCGCGTGATGGAGACGGCGCTGGAAGGTGTGGACGCCGACACGCACCTGCACGTCAGCTTCGACGTGGATTTCCTCGATCCGACCATTGCGCCGGGCGTGGGCACCACCGTGCGTGGCGGCCCGAACTACCGCGAGGCGCAGCTGTGCATGGAGATGATCGCCGACACCGGCCGTCTCGCCTCGCTGGACATCGTGGAACTCAATCCGGCCTTCGACAAGCGCAACCAGACCGCCAAGCTCGCGGTGGACCTGGTGGAATCGCTGTTCGGCAAATCCACGCTGATCCGCTGA